From Ndongobacter massiliensis:
ACATAGCAGATAAAGGGCGGATCAGGTGCCTGACCTTCTTCGAAGTGGTCGTAGGCAAAGGGAAGTCCGACCTCTGTCAACATTTCTATGATTTCATCCATCTTTGATCATCCTTTCGATCTCTTTCATAAGCTGCTCTTCACCGATTGTCTCGGCAGGCGCGATATGAGGAATTGCCCTCGTCCTGCCGCCATTCCTTTTGGCGTGGCCGTGTTCTAAGAGGTGTGCCAGCTGGTAGCGGTTACGAGAGTAGACCGTCACCTGCAGGGCATGGGAGGACTCGGAGGTTTTCTTTTGCGTCCAGCTTTTTTGATAGTCGCCGTGCTTCTTTGGCGCATGCGCCTTGATTTCTTTTTTGGTGGTCGTTGCCGCTTTGGTGACGGCTTGCTTCATGCCTTCCGTTGTCGTTTTGGCATAGGCGTTGAGTTCTTCCATCACGGCATCAGCAAGGCCGGAGATTTTGACTTTTCGGCTCATCAGGTTCTCTCCTTTACGCAGAAAAACTTGATCGCTCGCTTCCTGAAAGACAGGTGGTCAATTTTTTCGATGTCGTAGGCGCAGCCCTGAAAGACGATGCGAAAGTCTGTCGTGCTCATCGCTGCCGTTTTCGTACACCACCTGACCGTCACCGCCATGTCCGCCTTCTCCACTTCAGAGGCTGCGATAAAGACTTCGCGACCGCCTTCTCCTGAGATGGTGGCGGCACAGGTGTAGTCGTCTTTCCACGTTTCGATTTGGTTTCCGATGGCATCACTTTCCACGGTTCTTTTTTGGAAGGTGACGGTGACATTGAGAAGAGCGATATCCATATCAGAAGCTCACCTGCCTTTCTCCGAAAAGAAGAGCGCGAAGCGTCAAGGTGAGCGCATGGTGATCGGCTTCTTCTCGGTGTTCGTAGAGATAGGCCACCGTAAAAAGCACGGCAATGCGCCCGTTTTCAAAAGAAGAGAGATCTTCGGTTCGTGCCACGTTTTTGACCAGCTCGGTGGCAGAGGGTATGAGCGACTCGATGAGTGCGTCATCGTCGTCAAAATCCACGCGGAGATAGTTTTTCACGTCTTCAAGGCTCAGCATGCTTCCTCCTTTCCTGCAAGGAAAAGGCGACTCCCTCGTATAAAGAGAGCCGCCTTATGGCTAAGACGTTTATTTTTACGCACCTGCTTTGAGAATCTGCACGGCCTCGGGCAAGATCAGTTTTCCGTCCACACGTTCTTTGGCAACGTAGCCCACCATGCCATTTCCGGCAAAAAGCTCTCGAAGTTCCTGAAAGCTTCTGGTTCCGCGGTCTCCGATGTTGTAATAGGAGAAATCCCCGAAAGCCACGCCTGCTTTTCCCGTCTCCAAAACAGGGCAGAAGGCAGAGGTCTTAACCGGATAGCCGCAAAGACGGTCCGGTTCTCCTGCCTGATAGCTCGGCTGCCAGATGTAGGCCTGATTGTTATCCTTGAGCTTTCGAAGGGCGGCAAGCGTTGCGTCATTTAAGATAAACGCGGCGTTTTTGCGGTATGGGCGCTTCAAAGAGTAGATGAGCGTCAGGATATCGTCAGTTTTAAGCGCAGTACCCGTGAGTGTGGCGGAAACCTCTCCCCCGCCGGTTGCGGCAAAGATGCCAAGCGGCTTGTTTTTGCCGTCGCCGTTTAAGAAGGCATCTTCTTCCGCGTTACCGAGTGCTTTGCCGAACTGGTCGATGATGTAGCTTTCCAAATTGAAAGCATTGTCGTAGAGCAGTTCTTCGGTAACCTTGATCGCTACATGAAGCTTATGGGCATCGAGCACCACCTGATCAAAGGTCGCCTCACCGAAACTTAAGGCCTGACCTTCCTCGATCCATGCCGCGGCAGGCTTGGTAGCCGCGATATTGATCTTGTGTTCGCCGGACGTGGTGATGGTCGTGGCGAGGCTTCGGAAGATATTTTCTTCGGTCAGCTTGTCAATGAGGCGGCTGTCCCATTCTTCAGGTACCAGATAGCCGCCGTTTTCGTCTTTGCCTTCTTCCAAGATGTTCGAGATGCGCTTAAAGCCGCTTCGCAGGGCAACGAGCATATCCTTGGCATAGGAAGAGGAGGCACGTCCGTGCTTTTCTTCCGTCTCTGTGGAAAGCACGGCCGGTTTTGCCGTAAGCGGCGTACCGAGCGGCTTGCTCATCTTGTCTTCGATGTCCTTTTGACGGCACATGCGCTCAATTTCTGTGCTGTAGGCTGCGATCTCGGCTTCCATCTTGTCGTAAGCCGCGCCGTCTTCGGCGCTAAGCAGTCCGTCTTTGTCTCGATGGGATTCCAGAAAAGCCTTTGCGGCCTCCCAGGTCTTGGCACGTTTGTTCAAAAGTTCAGTAATCGTCATGGTAGGTGTCCTCCTTAAATAAAGTGTTTGATTAGATCAAGGCGTGTTTCCAAGTCCTTGACTTTGTAGCGGTGGGTAATCGGTTCTTCCGTTTGGGCAGGCGTTTTTGCCTCACAGGCCGCCGCATAGTCACAGAGCTTTTTGTTGATGGCAGCTGCGACCTTGCGGCGTGAAAAGAGCATCGGTGTCTCCGTGAGGCTTTCAGATTCTTTTCCGTTTAGCACGGCACTCTCACCATATGTAGGATCTTCATTCTCGCCTTGCGGATAGAGATCCTGCCTTGATGTGATGCGGTCGGCAAAGTGCAGCTCTACTGCCTTTTCCGCGTTCATCCAGGTCTCTTCATCCATGAGTGAAGCGAGCTTTGCATGAGAAAGACCGCTTTTTTGCTTGTAGGCACCGATGATGGATTCTTTGACCTCGGATAACATCCCGATGGCACGCTGCATGTCCTGTGTATCTCCGATGGCCACGGTGGATGGGTTATGGATCATGAGCATGGAAACAGGACTCATGAGAATCTCATCTCCCGCCATCGCGATCACCGAGGCGGCGGATGCCGCAAGACCGTCAATTTTGACCGTCACCTTGCCTTGATAGTTCAAAAGTAGGTTATAGATCTGAGCGGCCGCAAAGCAGTCGCCTCCCGGTGAGTTGATCCAGACGGTGATGTTGCCTGTGCCGTCATCAAGTTCGGATTTAAAAAGAGCCGGTGTGACTTCATCGTCAAACCAGCTCTCCTCGGCAATCACGCCGTCCAGATATAAAGTTCGTGTTTCATTTTCGTTTGGATCGGGACTTTTGTTTTTCGTCCATCTCCAAAATTTCTTCTGTCGGTTCATCGGTATCCTCCTTGTTTTTCGTATAAGCCGATCCCGCATCGGCAAGCTTCACGACATTGCCGTTTAAGACATGCAAATCGCCGCCATCTTCTTTTGAGAGCAGATCCATATCTTCTAAGCGCCTTACATCGTTGACCGAGAAGATGCCGTTTTGTATGCCGGTGGCATAACCTCGCATGCGGCTCTCATAATCGCCTCGCAAAATCCCGTCCACGTTAAAGCGAATGAGATAGTCTTTCTTTTGTTCGGGCAAAAGAAGCGAACGCTGCATGGACTCCTCAAAGCGCACGAGCCACGGACGCAAGGTGTAGGTCACAAACTCCAGCGACTGGTGCTCGATATTGGAAAAGGTCGCATGTTCGAGATCTCCGATCATATGGGGCGGCACGCGGAAGATGCGGGCAATCTCATCGATTTGAAACTTCCGCGTCTCAAGAAACTGCGCGGCTTCCGGTGAGATGGAAATCGGCGTGTAGCTCATGCCTTCTTCCAAAATGGCGACCTTGTTGGAGTTCTGCGATCCGCCAAAGCCCTGCTCCCAAGACTGTCGGATCTTTTCAGGGTCTTTCACCACGCCTGGCATCGACAAAATACCGGAGGGGTTGGCACCGTTTTTAAAGAATGCCGCACCGTATTCTTCGGTGGCCATTGCCATGCCGAGAGCGTTTTTCGCCATCGCAATCGGGCTGTAGCCGACAAGACCGTCAAAGCCCAAGCCCGGGATATGGAGTACCTCAGAAGGAGAAAGTCTTACCCGTCCGTTTTTAAGCGTTGGAGCATCGCTTTTACTGACCTGATATTCGTAGTAAAGAGTGCCATTTTCATCCCGGTCAACCGTCATTTTGTTGGCCATGAGCGGGTATAGGGCGACAACTTCACCTTTGCCGTTTCGGATAATCTGTGCGTAGGCGTTGCCCCACAAGAGCAGATGGCACATGAGGGTTTCTCGGAAGATAAATGAGGTCATCTCCGGATTCGGCTCATCGTGCAGCAAAAAGTAAAGGGGGCTGTCCGTTGCTTTCTCTTTGCCGGCATTTCCTCTGAGGTGAAAGAGATGGAGCGGAAGACCGGCGACCGCCTCAGCTAAAACTCTTACACAGGCATAGACGGCAGTAATCTGCATGGCAGAGCGCTCCGTCACCGCTTTCCCCGATGTGGTGTGCCCAAAGTAAAAGCGAAAGGCAGAGCCGGCGGTTTGATCTTTCGGCTTATCTCTTGAATGAAAAAGTGACTGTAAAAATCCCATAGGCAAAATCTCCTTTACAAAAATAAAATGCCGCGGCTGTCATAGACCGACTCGCTCGTGTCGCATCCCATGCGGATCGCTCGGTCAAGTGCCATTACAAGCGCAACGGCACCGTCGACTTTCTCGGTGGATTTGGCTTTGTCGATTTTGATGTTTCCGGCAGGATCGCTTCGGATGAAGATGTTATCCATCATCCAGCGAAGCACGGGATGTCCAGCGTGTGCGATGCGATGGGAAAGCACGAGGTTCATCAGCTCTTTGGTGGGAGGCGACATGGAGGCAAAGCCCTGTCCGAAGGGAACCACCGTAAAGCCGATGTTCTCTAAGTTCTGCACCATCTGAACGGCTCCCCAGCGGTCAAAAGCAATCTCCCGGATGTTAAAACGTTCGCCTAAGCGCTCGATAAATTTTTCAATGAAGCCGTAGTGGATGACGTTCCCTTCCGTAGTCTGCATGGTGCCTTCTTTAATCCAGATGTCATAGGGCACATGGTCACGGCGCACTCTTAATTCCGCATTTTCTTCGGGAATCCAAAAATACGGAAGGACGAGGTATTTCTCGTCCTCATCACGAGGCGGAAAGACCAGCACGAAGGCGGTAATGTCGGTGGTGGATGAGAGGTCAAGACCTCCGTAGCAGATTCTGCCTTCGAGTGCCTTTTCATCCACGTCAAAGGCGCAGGCATCCCATTTATCCAAGGGCATCCAGCGGATTGACTGCTTTACCCACTGATTCAGGCGAAGCTGGCGGAAGAGGTTCTCCTCGGCAGGGTTTTCTTTAGCCTGCAGGAAGGCGGCTTTCACCTTATCCAGTCCCACCGTGATGCCAAGGGAGGGATTGGCTTTCTTCCAGACCTCAATATCTGACCAGTCATCGCTTTCTTTGGCACCGTAGATCACCGGATAAAAGGTGGGGTCATGCTTTTTGCCGCGCAGGATATCCAGCGCCTTTTGATGCTGCTCATAGCAGATGGAGTGGGTATCGGTTCCTGCGGTAGTAATCAGAAAGTAGAGCGGCTGCATGCGGGCATCGCCCGAGCCTTTGGTCATGACATCAAAAAGTCTTCTGTCGGGAGCGGCGTGAAGCTCGTCGTAAACCACGCCGTGAATGTTTAAGCCGTGCTTGGTATAGGCCTCAGAGGAGAGTACCTGATAGAAGCTGTTGGTCGGCTTATAGATGAGCCGCTTTTGTGAGGCTAAAATCTTCACGCGCTTGGCAAGAGCCGGCGACATCTTCACCATATCTTCTGCCACGTTAAAAACAATCGATGCCTGCTGACGGTCGGAGGCGCATCCGTAGACTTCGGCTCGCTGTTCACCGTCCCCGCAGCATAAAAGAAGTGCTACAGCTGCAGCAAGCTCGGATTTTCCCATCTTTTTGGGGATTTCGATGTAAGCGGTGTTGAACTGGCGGTAGCCGTTTTCCTTCACGATGCCGAAGAGATCCCTTATGATGCGTTCCTGCCAGTCGATTAGCTCAAATGGCTTTCCCGCCCAGGTCCCTTTGGTGTGCGAGAGGCACTCGATAAAGGAGACGGCATAGTCGGCTTTGCGCTTGTCATAGTGAGAAGTCTCTGCCATGAACTTCGTCGGTTTGTAGTTTTTGAGTCTCTTCATCATTTTCCGCTTCGCTTTCTTCATCAATCTCAACGGGGCAAAGGCATCTTTCATCTGCAACCATTGCGTCATACGGCAGTTCATTTCGGTCAATCAGAAACTTTTTCATTTCAGAAGTTCTCCTTTCCGCGGCATAAAAAAAGACCGCTCCCGCGATCTCATCATCAATATATTTCTACGAGCAAAAGAGCCTTGCCAGCTCTTTTCTCGGGTAGGTTCGTTTTTAGTTATAGTTTTCAAGCAAAATGGCAAGCACTGTCTCGGCTTCCTTGCAGGTCGGCTCGATGTCCCAGCCTCTGTCGTAGTTTGCGGCATCTTGCCCGTTTATCCTGATTGTGAGCTTTGAAATTCTTCCTTCGTTGATGCCGTATTGGCTTGGCTCCTCAAAGTGTTTGACCCAGTAGCGGCAGGCGGTGTATTTCGTTTTGTCCTTGGCATCGGGAATGCCGATCGTTCCTTCGCTCCACATTAGCATGCCGCCTTTCCTGCCGCGTAGGCTTCTTCCAGCATGGCTTTGAGTCCCCAGACCGAAACTTCGATGAAGTCGTCGCCGTCGTTATGCCTGGTTTCAAGGTCGCCTCGATCTTCGATTTCCCAGTTGTTTTTCTTTGCGATCTCCAGCAGTGTTTTTTCAATCTTCCTTGTCATGGCTTTTTCCTCCTTTTGCCTGCCTGTGTTCCTTTTGGCATGTACATATATCACTCTGTTTGAAGGGAATAGCAAGTCATTTATCGAGGTAATGGACCTTATTTTTCCGTGTTTCTGAGAAGAAATTCATCGTAAGTGATCAGACCACTATCATAGTCTTCATAGGCTTTGTTGCCTTTGAAATTCTCACGTTCCTTTTGCTTTCGCTCTTTATATCGCTTCAGGTATTCGCTGTAGCCGATCTTTCCTTCGTCGTAGAGCTTCTGTTCCGGCTCCCGTTCGTAGAGCAGGCGCTTCTTTTCCTTTAACTTGGCGGTGGCTTCTAAAAAGCTCTGTCTTTTGGATTCTTTGTTTGCCATGGCTTGCCTCCTTAGCCTAAAAACTCATCCAGTTTGCGGTATTCTGCAGCGCACCGTGCATATTCCTGTTCGAGGCACTGTCTTCTGAATCCGTTTTTGCAGGCTCTGCCTTCACGCTCGATGCGCTGAAGTTCTGCTTTGCGTGCCTTTAGGATGTCGCAGGCATTTGCTGCATCTTCTTGAATGGCGGCTTTATCTTTTTCAAGGGTTGTCATTTTGCCACCTCCATTTTGAAAGCTGGAATCAAGGCGTGCTCATCGCTTCCGAAGTGCGTATAACGTTCTTTTACTTTTACAATGCCGTCCAGTTTGCAGCCGAGTTCCTCGAATTTCGCAATGGTTTCAATCAGGCTTGAAAAAGTGCTGGAAATCGTAAACTCCTTAATTTCAAACTTTTTTAAGTCCCGGATGATTTCTTCAATATCGTGTTCCCAGATAACATCGGCAAAGTTTGGCAGTTCATTTCCAGCTTCCTTGCTGTAAAGGTAGGCCTGAGCAAGTGTGGGGTGGCAGCCGACATCGCTCCATTTCATTCCTGTTTTAGCGTTTTCAATAGTCTTTACTTCGTACTTCATCTTGTTTTCCTCCTTTGGCTTTCTGTGCTTCTTGCATGTACATATATCACTCTGTTTGGGAGGAATAGCAAGCTATTTATCGATATAAAAGCGCATTTTTTGAAAGAATTATTCGCCCGTCAAGATGAAACGGATGTAGGCTTTCTTATCTTCTTCGATGAAGTTTACAAGCTCGTAGAAGTCCCGCTCAAAAGCAAGCCGCTGCACAGTATTGACGTCAAACATGTTCGTAAGACCGCTGTCCCTTATGGCAAGGATCTGTTCTTTTACTTTTTCGTCCATTTCTGAATTCTCCTGACTTCATCAATCCCGAAGATGACGTTTAGACCGGAGCCGTTATCCCAATCCACGAGGATGGAGCCGGTATCATCGACTCCGGTGACGGTGCCGCGTGTTCCTGCAGGCGGTGCCTGTACGTCGTCCATGTGAAGAAGCTCCACACGGCAGCCTTTAGGAAAAGTAATCCGCAGCAGTTCCAGCGTTTCTTTCGTTGGCATTTTCATTTTTCTGCCTCCTTCTGATACTTGAAAGCGGAGGAGCCTTGAAGACGGCTGAGCAGGATTTTCCTTGCTTCCTTGTAGGAATCACCGATCATCCCAAGGCGCAGAAGAAAACAGCGAAAGTAGTATTTTTCGTTTTCGACTGCGTGGTCTTTGCCAGTGATGCGCTTGGATTCCTTTGCCGCCTTGCCCAAAAGGGAGATGAAGGCGGTATAGGCGGAAAGCTCTGCAGAACTTGGCATCTCGGAAAACCACGGGAAGCTGATCTTTTCCTCGTCCACCTCAAAGGCGACGCTTTCAATGCCAAGTGCATGCTTGATGATGCTTTCTTTTGACGAAAGAAGCTCGGAGAGCCTTTCGAGGTCCTCATCGGTGAACTTGTTTCTTGGAAGCGATATCGTCACCGCCATGTTTTTCTGTTCCTCCGGCACAAAGCCGTGTTCCGATAAAGCAAGCAGGATGCTGTTTTCCTGCTCTGCGTCTTTGACGCTGAGCACGCCCTGATTGTCCAGTGTGATGTGCTCGCCGATGTGGTAGCAGAAGGTCGGCGCCTTGCTGCAGACAGCTTTCTCTTTTGTGATGTCTTCCAAGGCTTTCACCAGCGGCCGCCTTGCCGAGCCTGTCAAATCGAAGTGGTAATCCATGTCTTTTTCCTCCTTTGCAGGTGTTTTCTTGGTATGTCTATACATCACTCTTATGAGGAGGAATAGCAAGTTATTTCTCGAGGTCAGCACCACTATTTTTCTTGATTGCGGCAAGTACGAAGATGGCGCACGGAAGCGCGATGCCATTTCCCCAGAGCTTGTAGGCGGCACTGTCCGAGTAGGGATTTTTAAGCCACTTTTTGATCTGCTTGTCGCTTTTTCTCTGGATGGACATCATATCGGTGTAGCGGTCAAAAATCTCACGCCAGAAGGTAAACTGAGCCTTGCTCGGATTTTCTTCTGCAAGACCATCGCACCAACCGTCCGGAAAGCCCTGAAGCCGGGTACACTCGGTCGGAGTGAGCCTTCTTACGATATAGCCGCTCTCGTTTTCGGTGGCAACGGCACCCGGACCTTTGGCAACCATTGTCGGCTGGCATTCTTTTTCCACGGCAAAGTCGTAGGCGGCGTTTTGCCCCTGATTAAAGGAAGCCCGGTCAAGCCCGTAGGAAAGAACCGCCATGCCGCCTTGATTGCAGACGGGATCGGAGCCTCTCGTATCCAGCGTGCGGGAGGTCTCGGTTATCTGGCTGTTGTCTTTGATGTCCGAAAACATCGCCTTGTTCTTCTTGGAGCAAAGCGAATAGGCGCACGGCAGATCAACAACAAGCGGCTGATTGTTTCCACCTGTACCGAAGCGGGAGACGATGGTCTGCGCCGTATCATTGGGGCCTGTGTATCTTGCGTCCTGTCCGTGGTTTTCAAAGATCAGCGGAGGATGGCTTGACTGAGCACGCAGGGTTCCCGTGACATCTTCGGAGATGTCCATGCGCGATCCTCCCTGATCGTTTAGAATAAGCCTGCCTGTTTCATAAGCGCCTCTCTTAGGATTTCCGGCAGGTCTTTTCCTTTCGTCTTGGCACGCCTCAAGATCCCCAAGCACGCTCTCGGACTCAAATAATATTTTTCCGGCACGTGTGTCTCCAAAATCTGCGACAAGAAAGATTCTCTTGCGTCTTTGGGGGACTCCGAAGTGCTGAGCATCAAGTACCCGCCAGCTGAGAGAAAAATGATCTGCCACGATCTCTCCGGCGGCATGCCACTTTTGAGGTCGAGGCGCATCAAGCGCATATCCTTTGACGGAGAGGAAGGCTTCAAGGACTTTTTCGAAGTCCGCTCCTTTGTGGGAGGAGAAAGCGCCCGGGACATTTTCCCAGAGCGCGTATTTTGGGTAGTTCCCATTGGTTTTCCACCTCATTTCTTTGATGATTCGTATCGCCTCATAGAAAAGCGACGAGCGGGAACCTTCAATCCCGCTTCGTTTTCCGGCGATGGATAAGTCCTGACAGGGACTGCCGAAGGTGATGATGTCAACCGGTGGCAAATTTGCTCCGTCAAGGTTTCGCACATCTCCCATGTGAGCCACGAAAGGCAGTCGTTTGGATGTCACCCGTATGGCAAAAGGCTCGACTTCCGATGCCCAGAGCGGTTTCATCCCGACGGTAAGTCCGGCAAGCTCAAAACCTCCCGATCCGGAAAAGAGGGAGCCGAGCGTTAAGACGTTACTCATCAGTTGCCTCCCGTTCTTTCAGAAGGTCGGCATAAGGGGTGTCTTTGCCGTCTCTGTGACAGATGATGCCGTCCGTTGTTCCTTTCAGCTCGGCATAACGAGCACAGGCCACATCGACGTATTTCGGTTCCAGCTCAATCCCATAGCAGATGCGGCCAAGCTCCTCGCAGGCGATGAGCGTCGATGCGCTGCCTAAAAAGCCGTCCAAAACAAGAGCGTTGGTTTGTGTGGACTGCTTGATGAGGTGCGCGATCAGCGGCACCGGCTTGGAAGAGGGATGCCCGAATCCTTCGGTTTT
This genomic window contains:
- a CDS encoding HK97 gp10 family phage protein: MSRKVKISGLADAVMEELNAYAKTTTEGMKQAVTKAATTTKKEIKAHAPKKHGDYQKSWTQKKTSESSHALQVTVYSRNRYQLAHLLEHGHAKRNGGRTRAIPHIAPAETIGEEQLMKEIERMIKDG
- a CDS encoding phage head closure protein → MDIALLNVTVTFQKRTVESDAIGNQIETWKDDYTCAATISGEGGREVFIAASEVEKADMAVTVRWCTKTAAMSTTDFRIVFQGCAYDIEKIDHLSFRKRAIKFFCVKERT
- a CDS encoding head-tail connector protein, with protein sequence MLSLEDVKNYLRVDFDDDDALIESLIPSATELVKNVARTEDLSSFENGRIAVLFTVAYLYEHREEADHHALTLTLRALLFGERQVSF
- a CDS encoding phage major capsid protein, with the protein product MTITELLNKRAKTWEAAKAFLESHRDKDGLLSAEDGAAYDKMEAEIAAYSTEIERMCRQKDIEDKMSKPLGTPLTAKPAVLSTETEEKHGRASSSYAKDMLVALRSGFKRISNILEEGKDENGGYLVPEEWDSRLIDKLTEENIFRSLATTITTSGEHKINIAATKPAAAWIEEGQALSFGEATFDQVVLDAHKLHVAIKVTEELLYDNAFNLESYIIDQFGKALGNAEEDAFLNGDGKNKPLGIFAATGGGEVSATLTGTALKTDDILTLIYSLKRPYRKNAAFILNDATLAALRKLKDNNQAYIWQPSYQAGEPDRLCGYPVKTSAFCPVLETGKAGVAFGDFSYYNIGDRGTRSFQELRELFAGNGMVGYVAKERVDGKLILPEAVQILKAGA
- a CDS encoding head maturation protease, ClpP-related — its product is MNRQKKFWRWTKNKSPDPNENETRTLYLDGVIAEESWFDDEVTPALFKSELDDGTGNITVWINSPGGDCFAAAQIYNLLLNYQGKVTVKIDGLAASAASVIAMAGDEILMSPVSMLMIHNPSTVAIGDTQDMQRAIGMLSEVKESIIGAYKQKSGLSHAKLASLMDEETWMNAEKAVELHFADRITSRQDLYPQGENEDPTYGESAVLNGKESESLTETPMLFSRRKVAAAINKKLCDYAAACEAKTPAQTEEPITHRYKVKDLETRLDLIKHFI
- a CDS encoding phage portal protein, with amino-acid sequence MGFLQSLFHSRDKPKDQTAGSAFRFYFGHTTSGKAVTERSAMQITAVYACVRVLAEAVAGLPLHLFHLRGNAGKEKATDSPLYFLLHDEPNPEMTSFIFRETLMCHLLLWGNAYAQIIRNGKGEVVALYPLMANKMTVDRDENGTLYYEYQVSKSDAPTLKNGRVRLSPSEVLHIPGLGFDGLVGYSPIAMAKNALGMAMATEEYGAAFFKNGANPSGILSMPGVVKDPEKIRQSWEQGFGGSQNSNKVAILEEGMSYTPISISPEAAQFLETRKFQIDEIARIFRVPPHMIGDLEHATFSNIEHQSLEFVTYTLRPWLVRFEESMQRSLLLPEQKKDYLIRFNVDGILRGDYESRMRGYATGIQNGIFSVNDVRRLEDMDLLSKEDGGDLHVLNGNVVKLADAGSAYTKNKEDTDEPTEEILEMDEKQKSRSKRK
- a CDS encoding terminase large subunit, translating into MKRLKNYKPTKFMAETSHYDKRKADYAVSFIECLSHTKGTWAGKPFELIDWQERIIRDLFGIVKENGYRQFNTAYIEIPKKMGKSELAAAVALLLCCGDGEQRAEVYGCASDRQQASIVFNVAEDMVKMSPALAKRVKILASQKRLIYKPTNSFYQVLSSEAYTKHGLNIHGVVYDELHAAPDRRLFDVMTKGSGDARMQPLYFLITTAGTDTHSICYEQHQKALDILRGKKHDPTFYPVIYGAKESDDWSDIEVWKKANPSLGITVGLDKVKAAFLQAKENPAEENLFRQLRLNQWVKQSIRWMPLDKWDACAFDVDEKALEGRICYGGLDLSSTTDITAFVLVFPPRDEDEKYLVLPYFWIPEENAELRVRRDHVPYDIWIKEGTMQTTEGNVIHYGFIEKFIERLGERFNIREIAFDRWGAVQMVQNLENIGFTVVPFGQGFASMSPPTKELMNLVLSHRIAHAGHPVLRWMMDNIFIRSDPAGNIKIDKAKSTEKVDGAVALVMALDRAIRMGCDTSESVYDSRGILFL
- a CDS encoding DUF6900 domain-containing protein, with the protein product MTRKIEKTLLEIAKKNNWEIEDRGDLETRHNDGDDFIEVSVWGLKAMLEEAYAAGKAAC
- a CDS encoding DUF5049 domain-containing protein, with the protein product MDEKVKEQILAIRDSGLTNMFDVNTVQRLAFERDFYELVNFIEEDKKAYIRFILTGE
- a CDS encoding DUF4314 domain-containing protein; this translates as MKMPTKETLELLRITFPKGCRVELLHMDDVQAPPAGTRGTVTGVDDTGSILVDWDNGSGLNVIFGIDEVRRIQKWTKK
- the dcm gene encoding DNA (cytosine-5-)-methyltransferase, with translation MSNVLTLGSLFSGSGGFELAGLTVGMKPLWASEVEPFAIRVTSKRLPFVAHMGDVRNLDGANLPPVDIITFGSPCQDLSIAGKRSGIEGSRSSLFYEAIRIIKEMRWKTNGNYPKYALWENVPGAFSSHKGADFEKVLEAFLSVKGYALDAPRPQKWHAAGEIVADHFSLSWRVLDAQHFGVPQRRKRIFLVADFGDTRAGKILFESESVLGDLEACQDERKRPAGNPKRGAYETGRLILNDQGGSRMDISEDVTGTLRAQSSHPPLIFENHGQDARYTGPNDTAQTIVSRFGTGGNNQPLVVDLPCAYSLCSKKNKAMFSDIKDNSQITETSRTLDTRGSDPVCNQGGMAVLSYGLDRASFNQGQNAAYDFAVEKECQPTMVAKGPGAVATENESGYIVRRLTPTECTRLQGFPDGWCDGLAEENPSKAQFTFWREIFDRYTDMMSIQRKSDKQIKKWLKNPYSDSAAYKLWGNGIALPCAIFVLAAIKKNSGADLEK